The window CTCTTCTGCCGCCACTGCGATGAGCCGATGTGTGTCGTGAGCTGCATGAGCGGCGCGATGCGTAAGAATCCTGAGACGGGGCTTGTCGAGTACGACGAGACAAAGTGCGGAGCCTGCTATATGTGCGTCATGAACTGCCCTTATGGCGTGCCGAAGCCCGATACCGCGACGCGCAGCGTTGTAATAAAGTGCGATTTCTGCGCCGGTAAGGAAGAGGGGCCGAGCTGCGTGCGTGCCTGTCCTAAAGAGGCCATCTATCTTAAGGAGGTGGAGTAGATGAGACATCTTATCATCGGAGCTTCAGCTGCCGGTATCTCCGCGGCGAGAAAGATCCGCGAACTGCGCCCGGACGACGAAATCACGGTAGTGGCGAAGGACGCCGCCGTTCACTCGCGCTGTATGCTGCACCATTTTCTTGGCGGACGAAAGAGCGCGGAGGAGATAAATTTTGCGGGCGCGGATTTTTTTGAGAAGAACAATATCCGCTTCATTGCGGAGGAGGAGATAACGTCCGTCCTTCCGGCGGAGAACTGCGCCGTCGGCAGGAAATCGGGTAAACTGCCCTATGACGCTCTGCTGATAACCACGGGGGCGCGTTTCTTCATCCCGCCGATCCCCGGCTTTCGGGAGGCGAAGAACGTCTACGGTCTGCGCGACCTCTCGGACGCGCAGAAGATAAAGGCCGCCGCGCGCGGCGCGAAGGAATGCGTCATCGTCGGATCCGGCCTCGTCGGGCTTGACGCCGCCTACGCCCTCTGCGAACTTGGTATCAAGTGCCGGGTCGTCGAGATGGAGGACCGCATCTGCCCGCTTCAGCTAGACGCCGTGGCCGCCGCTCCCTATCAGCGGCTCTTTGAGGAGGTCGGCTGTGAGTTCTTCCTCGCGAAAAAGGCCGCCGGCTCCGAGGTGGATGATGGGGGCCGGATGCGCGCGGTGCTGCTTGAGAGCGGCGAACGGCTGCCCGCCGACTTTGTGATTGTTACCGCGGGGGTGCGTCCAAACATCGAATTTCTTGAGGGCAGCGGCGTCGTAACAGACCGCTGCGTGAAGGTCGACGACTATATGCGCACGAACGTCGCCAACATCTGGGCCGCGGGAGACGTCGCCGGGCTCTCGGGCATCTGGCCCAACGCCGCTCTGCAGGGGGAGACGGCGGCACGCAATATCTGCGGCGAGGCGGTGAAATATGCCGACCGCTACGCGATGAAGAACACGATGAATTTCTTTGGCCTAACGACGCTCTCGCTGGGGCCCAACGCGTCGGAGGCCGGCGACGAGGTGCTGGTCAGCGAATGGCGCCGCGGGTATACAAAGGCGGTCATACGCGGCGGCAGGCTTGTCCACCTTACGATGCAGGGCGATATTTCAAACACGGGGTTCTGGCAGGAGCTCGTCAAACGCGGCGTTAAGGTGAAGGATTCAGACAAGCCTCTGCACCGCCTGAGCTACGCGGACTTCTGGCACTACGACGAGTCGGACGGAGAGTACTGCTGGGTTTAACGTGCCGCAGTTACGAACGTCCTCCGGCGGGGCGGGCGCAGGGGCTGTTCTCATGCGCCTGCACCGGTTAAATGCTATTGATGTTTGCTTTTTTTTGAAAAAGTGCTACAATTTAAGAGCTAATTCAGGAGAAATGACTGGAAGAGTGGGGTGTGCCCACTCTTCTTTTGTTACGGGAGGTGTTCTTTTTGAACCGGGAAAAATACAGCGAAATACACGGCGCCCTCTACCAGCGCGCCGAATCGCTTGGATATGAGTGCGCCGGCTTCGAGATCGTCTCGGAGGCAGGCATGGATATCCTCAGGCTGTACCTGGAAATGCCTGGCGGCATAGATATAGAGGACTGCGAGCGGGTCTCGCGGGAGGTCAGCGAATACCTCGACACGATAGAGGACGACCTGCCGGAGAGGTATTTTCTGGAGATCAGCTCTCCCGGCCTGGAACGCCCGCTTTTCGTTATTGAGGATTACCGGCGCTTTGAAGGTAAAGAGGCTCAAATATACCTGAAGAAGGGCGGCCGCACGCTGAAAGGAACACTTTCAGGAACGACGCCGGATGACGAGGCGGTCATCATGACCTCCGAGGGAGAGCGGCGCGTCTCTCTCGACGATATAAAACGGGCTCATCTCATATATATACCGCAGACGGGCCAGAAAAAAACCTTTAAAAAGATACCGAAAAAGAAAAAATAAACCGTTACCACGAAGGGAGTCGAATTGGAAAAATGCAGCTTGGAAAAGATTTTAAAAAGGTTCTCCGGCAGATAGAGGAGGAGAAGGGGCTCTCGGAGGAGACGATCGTCTCCAGCCTCGAGGCGGCGATGGTCTCGGCCTATAAGAAGTTCAAGGGCGGAAATCAGCACACCGAAGTCTACATAGATGTCGAAAACGGTGAGTTCTCTCTTTATGAGGTTTACGAGATCGTGGAAGAGGTGGTCAATCCCGACGCGGAGATGACCCTTGAAGAGGCGGAACGCCGCGGATACAAGGAGCTCGAGGTCGGCGACATCATCCGTACAGAGGTGCTGCCGGAGGATTTCGGGCGCATTGCGGCGCAGACGGCGCGGCAGGTCATCATCCAGAAGCTCAAGGACGCCGAGCGTCAGGTGGTGTACGAACAGTTCTCCGACAAGATCGGAAACATCGTCACCGGTTCGATATTCAAGGCTGAGGGCGACCAGATACTCGTCCGCCTCAACGACAAGACGGAGGCGATCATGCCGAAAGAGGAGCGTATCCTCGGTGAGAAGTATATTCCCGGCAGCCGCATGAAGTTTTATCTTCTCGACGTGCGCCAGACGACGCGCGGCCCGCGTATCATCGTCTCGCGTACCCATCCCGGACTCCTGCGCCGTCTGCTGGAGCTCGAGGTGCCCGAGATACAGGACGGCGTCGTCGAGATCCGCAACATAGTCCGCGAGGCCGGCACCCGCGCGAAGATCGCCGTGGCGAGCCTCGACGTCAATGTTGAGCCGCTCGGCGCCTGCGTCGGCAAGCAGGGTGGCCGCATTAAGTCGATAAGCAGCGAGCTTAACGGCGAGAGGATCGACATCATTGTATTTAACAACGATCCGCTGAAATATATCGTGAACGCGCTCTCTCCAGCGAAGGTCGTGCGGATCGAGCCGCTTCTTGATCAGGACCGTTCGGTCATCGCCTATGTCCGCTCCGATCAGCTCTCGCTCGCCATTGGCAAGGCAGGGCAGAATGTGCGTCTCGCGGCGCGCCTGACCGGTTGGAAGATCGACATCAAGGTCAAGGAAGAGGAAAAACTGCCGACGATGAAGGACCTCTTCATGGATCTCTCCGAGATAATCGACGAGGATAATAAATAGGAGCGTCCTATGGATAAGCAGAGTTCTCAGCCGGTGCTGAAAAAACAGAGGCCGCGGACCTGCGTCGGCTGCGGGGAGGAGTCCCCGAAGCGTATCCTGCTGCGCGTTATCAGGACGCCTGATGGCGAGGTGCGCTATGATCCAACGGGAAAGGCCAACGGCCGCGGTGCGTATGTCTGCGCCCGGCGTTCCTGCGTAGAGTCCGCGAAGAAGAAAAAATCCTTTTCGCGGGCGCTGAAGGCCGAGGTTCCCGAGCCCCTTTACGCCGAGCTGCTGGAAAAATGCGGCGATGAAGAGGCTGGTTAGGATGGGCGCTCCGACAGAGAGGGCGCTCAGCATGCTCAGCCTCGCGCGGCGGGCTCAGGAGCTGCTGATCGGCCAGGATAAGATATTTGAGGCGCTGCGCGGCGGGAAGCGGCTTGTGGTATTCGTGACGGAGGACTGCTCCGAAAACGTGCTTCGCAAGCTGCATTCGGCGGAAGAGCGCGGCGAATTGAATATATTCATATTAAAAGATACCGGCAGGGAGCTTCTTGGAAGACATCTCGGGATAAACGCCGCGCAGGCCGCGGCGCTTCCGGAGGGAAGCGGTTTTGCCGAAAAAATAGTTTCATTATTGAATGAAGACAGGAGTGATGCGGATGAGTAAAATCAGAGTATATGATCTTGCGAAGATGCTGGAAAAAAGCAATACGGAGATGGTGGAGATACTGACAAAACTCGGAGTCAGTATTAAATCGCATATGAGTTCGATAGACGAAGGACTTATCCCGATGGTGGAGGAGTCCCTTAAAGAGGCGAAAGAGGCCGCCGCGCAGCAGGCAATAGAGGAGATATCGACCTACCCGACGGTAAATGTTCCCGAGGGAGCCTCCGTCTCCGATATTGCGGCGCTGATCGGCGAAAAGGCCGGCAGCGCGGTCAAAGCCCTGATGGCCGAGGGGCTTATGGTACCCGCGACGACACGGGCCGACGAAAAGGTGCTCCAGATACTGGGCAAGAGCTATAAGAAGAATTTTGTCTTTGGCAAAGAACCCGAAAAGACGGCGGAACCCGAGGCGGCGCCCGCCGCGCCTGCGGTAAAAGAGCAGCAGGCGCAGCCGCAGCGTCCCCAGCCCGCCGCTAAAAAGGCGAAGGGCAAAGAAAAATCAAAGAAGAAACACAGCGGCGCCGGAGAGGCGGAGACGCGCCCGCCAATCATCACCGTCATGGGACACGTCGACCACGGGAAGACGACGCTGCTTGACAACATCAGAAAGACCCATGTTACCGAAAAAGAGGCCGGCGGCATCACGCAGCACATCGGAGCCTCCCGCGTCGAATATAACGGCAACACGCTTGTCTTCCTCGATACTCCTGGCCACGAGGCGTTCACCTCGATGCGCGCGCGCGGCGCACAGGTCACGGATATCGCGATCCTTGTAGTCGCCGCCGACGACGGTATCAAGCCGCAGACGATCGAGGCGCTCAACCACGCGAAGGCGGCTGGCGTTCCCATCGTCGTCGCCGTAAACAAGATGGACAAACCGGAGGCGAAACCCGAGAGGGTCCGCCAGCAGCTATCGGACTACGGACTGGTCCCCGAAGAGTGGGGCGGCGATACCATCATGGTGGATGTGGCCGCCAAGCAGGGGCTCCACGTTGACGACCTTCTTGAGATGCTGCTCATCGTCGCTGAAATGCAGGAGCTCAAGGCCGACCCGAAGGCCGCTCCGACCGGCACCGTCATCGAGGCGAACCTTGATAAGGGCAAGGGGCCGGTCGCTACCGTCATCGTCCAGGAGGGTACGCTGCACCGCGGCGACATCATCCACACCGGCACGGCGTGGGGCAAGATCCGCGCGATGATCGACGATAAGGGCAACAACGTGAACTCAGCCGGTCCCAGTATGCCGGTCGAGATCCTTGGACTGGAAAACGTACCGCAGCCGGGAGAGAAGTTCACCACGCTCTCCACGGAGCGAGAGGCGCGCGACCTCATCTCGCAGAGCGAATTTGAGCGCCGCGAGACGGACCAGAGCAAGGCGAAGCGCCTGACGCTCGAAGAGCTCTATGAGAAGATGCAGACGGAAGAGATCCCGCAGCTGCGTATCGTCCTCAAGACGGATGTGCAGGGCTCGCTGGAGGCCTTCCATTCTTCGCTGATGAAGATGAGTACGAACGCGGTCTCCGTGAACATCGTGCACGAGGGCGTCGGCCGCATCTCCGAATCGGACGTCATGCTCGCCTCCGCCTCCAACGCCATCATCATCGGCTTTAACGTCCGCCCGGACAGCAACGCGAAGAAGATCGCCGAGAACGAGGGCGTCCAGATACGCCTTTACCAGGTCATCTACGACATGCTGGACGACGTAAAGGCCGCTATGGAGGGTATGCTGGCTCCCGAACTGCGCGAGCACACTCTCGGCCTGGCGGAGATACGCGAAATATTCCGCGTGCCGAAGGTCGGCAACATCGCGGGATGCCGTATAACCGAGGGACTTATGCGCAGAAGCGCGAAGGTGCGCCTCATCCGTGACGGCGTCGTCTTCTGGAACGGCGAGCTGTCGAGCCTCAAGCACTTCAAGGACGACGTGCGCGAGATCAAGGCGGGCAACGAATGCGGCCTCAGCTTTGAAAAGTTCCAGGACTTTAAGGTCGGCGACGTAATCGAGGCCTACGAGATACTTAAAGAGAAAAAGACTCTGGAGTAGATTAGATTAAGCCTGCCGCCCCGTCCATGCGAAGCGCCGCGGCGGCGGATTTATTCCGCCGCCTTCGCGGTTCGGCATTATGCGGCGGGCGGCGGCAGGCAGAATATACCTTTTAAGACTGCCAAAGGCATGCTGTAATTGGAGTGAAGATAAGATGTCCTTTTGGATAGCTGCGGCGCAGCTTTCACTGAGGCTTCCCTTTGCGGGCAGCCTCAAAGACCGCAGACATGTGGTGCGCTCTCTCACGGACGGCGTACGCGGACGTTTCGCCATCTCCGCCTCCGACCTTGGGCCGGACGGATGTCATAACGCCGCCGAACTGGGCTTCGCGGCGGCGGGTTCTTCCTCCGCGGAGCTTGACGAAAGAATGGGCAACCTTGAAAAATATCTGTATCAGAGGGAAGAAGAGGGAGAATTCGAGATAACCGGATTCTCGCTGGAGGTGTTCAATTATGGCGACCTATCGAATTGACAGGATAAACAAAGAATTTCTGCGTCTCATCTCCGAGATGCTCCAGACGCGGATAAAGAGGGCGGAGGCGGCGGAGGCCGTGCTCACGAAGGTCTCCGTATCGCGTGACCTGAGCTACGCAAAGGTCTTTTATACCCTTATAAAGGAAGAAAACCGCGAAAAGGTCCAGGCCGTGCTCGACTCGGCGGCGGGTCCCCTCCGTTCGATGCTGGGCAAGGAGATGCACCTGCGTACGATCCCCGAGCTTCACTTCTGCTATGACGACTCGGAAAACAAAGCGCGTGCGATGGACGAGCTGCTTGATAAAGTGGCGGAGCTTGACGCGCAGAAGAGGGCCGAAAGGGACGCTCAGCAGTGACGGCGGAGAAGAACGGCCTCTTTGACGAGGTGCTGAAAAAGCTGAAAAGACATGATTCGTGGGTGATACTCTGCCATGAAAATCCTGACGGAGACACCCTCGGCAGCGCCTTCGCGCTCTATTCCCTGGGAAAGCGGGAGGGTAAATCAGTTATGATTGTCTGTCCAGACAGTCTGCCGGATACCTTCTCCTTCTTTCCGCATGCGGCGGAGCTGCGCGTAACCAAAAGCCTTCCTGCCGGAGAGGTGCGGAACGCTCTGCTGGCCGCCGTCGACATCAGCACGGAAAAGCGTACGCTCGCCAACATGCCGGAGCTGCTGTCGGCCTGCGCCGACTCCGTCAACATCGACCACCACGGCGACAACACGATGTTCGCCGCGACGAATCTCGTCGTGCCAAGTGCCTCCGCCACCGCGGAGATAATTACCGCGTTGCTTTCGGCCTACGGCAAAGGCATCACCGAGGGGGAGGCCTCTGCGCTCTACACGGCGCTGGTGACCGATAACGGCAACTTTCGTTACAACTCGACCTCGGTGGAGAGCCACGGCTGCGCGCAGCTCCTGCTCGAAGCGGGGGCGAAGCCGACGGAGATCGACGACCGCATCAACGAAAATATGACTGATAAAATTTTGCGCCTCTGGGGGCTTGCCCTATCGCGCACTGAGCTCTTTGCCGGCGGTAAATGCGCTCTATTCTGGCTCCGCGGTTTCGAGATCGACGGCGCGGATGCGGATTCCAACGCCCTTGACGGCCTCATCAACATGCTGATGCGTATCAAAGGCGTAAAGGTGGCGCTCTTTCTCGCGGAGAAAAACGGCAATAATAAGCTCAGCGTGAGAAGCCGCGCGCCCTACAGCGCGCGCGATCTTGCCTCCCGCTTCGGCGGCGGCGGCCATCAGAACGCCGCCGGCGCTAAAATTTCAGGTGGTTTTGAGGATACCCTCGCGTCGGTAAAAAAAGAGGCTGAAAAGTATGTCGCTTTCGGGAATACTTCCGCTCAATAAACCGGCAGGGCTCAGAAGCACTTACTGTGTACAGAGAGTGCGCGGCATCCTTGGCAAAAAGATAAAGACGGGACACGGCGGAACTCTCGATTCTACCGCCTCCGGCCTTCTGCTCGTGCTGGTGGGGCAGGCGACGCGCCTCTCGAACTTCGTCATGGAGATGCCAAAACGCTATGAGGCGGAGATCGCCTTCGGCGCCGCCACTTCGACCGACGATATGAGCGGCGAGGTAACGGCGCGCGCGCCATGGGAGCATATCACCGACGAGATGATCGACTCTGCGCTCTGCGGCTTTATGGGCTGGCGCATGCAGTCTCCGCCAGCGGTCTCCGCCGTCCACATCGAGGGCGAACGGGCCCACGCTCTGGCGCGCGGCGGGCGGGCGGTCATACCGGAGGCCAAACCGGTCTGCTTTGTAAAAATATCCCGCCTCTCTTCGCTGGACGGTAGCGGCAGGGTGAGAATGTGCGTCGATTGCCGCAAGGGCACCTACATACGCAGCTTTGCCCGCGACCTTGGCGAACGCCTTGGCTCGCTGGCCCATATTGCCAGCCTTGCGAGAATATCAAGCGGTCCCTTCTCTATTACTAAGGCTAAAGGCGCGGAGGCCCTTTTTGAAATGTCGCGCGAGGAACTTGCTGCGGAGCTGATCCCAGTTACAGGTCTCTGCGAACTCTTTCCAGGCTACGAGGCGGACGGCGATTCTTTCGAGCGGCTGTCTCATGGACAGCGGATAACGCTCGCCGGGCTGAAACGCCGTCCGCTCGTACAGACCGCGCCGCTTGCCGGCAGGCTGGTCGTCGCTTCGGAAAGGATATTCTCCATCTGTTCGCCCTTTCCCTGTGGGGGGACCTTTGAGCTGGCTCCCGAGGTCAACATAATAATCCAGGGGGGCGGGGCCGAATGATATACGCGCTTGGGGCCTTTGACGGCTTTCACCTAGGTCACCGGCGGCTTCTTGAAATGGCTAAGCGGGAATCCGCACAAAGAGACACCGGCTGGGGAGTCATCACCTTCGAGGGCCATCCACGGATGCTCCTTAACCGTGACAACTTCAAACTGCTTTTCACGCCGCCCGAAAGGGACCTGATCGCCCGTTACCTTGGCATACCGCGCATGGAGAAGATACACTTCACGCATGAATTCGCGGCGCTTGAACCACGCGGGTTTGCGGACTACATCGCGGAAAAATACCGCGTCGACGGCCTTGTCATCGGTGAAAACTTCCGCTTTGGCAGGGGACGCTCCGGCAATCCCGTCGTGCTTGCCGAACTTGCGCGGGAACGCGGCTGGTCGCTCGATGTCATCCCCTCCTACAAGGCCGAGGGGCGGGTGGTAAGCAGCACCGCGACGAGAGAGGCCGTCCTGGCCGGCAAAATGGCGCTGGCCTGCGAACTTCTGGGCTATCCGTTCATTATCAGCGGCAGAGTGGTGCAGGGGGAGGCGCGGGGACGGCTGCTCGGATACCGCACCGCGAATATATCCGTCAAAGAGGGCAAGATATATCCTCCGCACGGCGTCTACGCGGCCCTTTCATATATAGAGGGGGAGTGGCGCAGCGTCGCGCTCAACATCGGCAGCAACCCGACCTTTGACGACGGACGCCGCGCGCCGCGCTGCGAGGCGCACGTGATAGACTTTGACGACGGCCTATACGGCAGCCTAATGCGGCTCTTCATCATCGGACGTATCCGCGGCGAGAGAAAATTTGACGGAGCGGAAGAGCTTATCGGACAGATCGGCGCTGATGTGGAGGCCTGCACTAAGCTCTGCGCGAAATACGCCGCGGAAAAAGAGGCCGAACTCGGTAATTTTGCCTCGGTCTTTGACAGTATCGGGGCGCTAGCGTATCATAACTAAGTTATAAACAAAGTGATTATTTTGAGGAGGAAGATTTCCCTTGCTGAGAACTATGCGGAACTATACCAAAGTAATAATGATAATCGTGATACTATTCTTCGTGGCTTCATGCTTCGCGGGATACGGGCTCTACTCCCGTGGCAACAGGGGCGGCGGAGACGGAATGCGCGATTACCCCGTGGCGGAGGTCAACGGCAGGAAAGTTCTGCGTTCCGAGCTTGAAAAGGGCGCGGCGCAGATCTCCGAGCAGTACGGCAGCAACGTCAGCTCGGCGGACATCCCTCAGATCAGAAGGGCCGCTCTTGACGGCATTATCATTCAGGGCGAGCTGCAGAAGGAGATCTCCAACAGAAAGATAGACGTTCCCAGCGACGAGATAGACGCGGCCTACACCAGGGCGATGGACAGCTATCCCACGCGCGAGGAATTTATGGAATTTATCAAGCGCAGCGGGCTCACCGAAAAACAGATAAAAGAAGACATCAAAAAGCAGCTCCAGATGCAGAAGCTCATGGAGTCGCTTGAAAAAGATGTCGCGGTGGACGACAAAGAGGTCCGCGCCTTCTACGACACGGCGAAGAATTTCCTCTATAAGCAACCCGCGGGCGTGATGGTCAACATCGCCACCTTCAAGGACAAGGCGGCGGCCGAAGCGGCGCAGAAGGCGATCGCCGGCGGCGCGAAGTGGGATGCAGAGATAGAGAAATACAAAAACGACATCGAGATGGCAACCTCCTATGACAAACCGACGATCATAACCGACCAGATGCTGCAGCAGAAAGAGCTCTCCGTCCTCAAGGATTACCCGATGAATAAGGTCACTCCTGTTGAGAGCGCCGGAGAGAACCACAGCTACATCGCCATCAAACGCAGTAAATCAGCCGAGCGTGTGCTTCCCTTCGACGAAGTGAGCGGCGACGTTACGGCGGTGATCAAAAACCAGAAGATGCAGCAGGCTCAGCAGAAATTCTACGGAGAGCTGCTCTCCCGCGCGAATGTGAAGGTGCTGGACGCCTCCATCTTCCCCGAGGAAAAGCAGCCCGAGGCGGCCTCCTCCGACCAGACGGCGCCCGCGGCCTCCGAGGATAAGAAAGATTGACGCGAAAGCGGCAAACGGACAAAAGAGAAACATACTGAAATGGCCGGAGATGACTCCGGCCATTTTTGTATGCTTCGCTGGGTGATTTGGCCTTTTCGGCGCGTGCGCGCCGTTATATATTTTCAAGTATGAATTGTTAAGCGGCGGGAGGAGCCTTATTCGTGCCCGCCTTAAAACAGATAAAATATAAAATAGAGGTGTATTTGCCATGGTAACGGGAAAACTTATTGATTTACGGGGAAAGGCAGCTGTGGTCACGGGAGCGGCCGCGGGGATAGGAAAGGCCTCCGCGATGATGCTGGCGCGTTCCGGGGCCTCCGTCGCGCTGTTGGACAGAAATTATGACGCGGCGGCTCTCTCAGCCTCCGAGATCGCCTCGGAGTGCGGTGTACAGACAAAGGCCTACCGCTGTGACGTCCTCGCCGAGCTGGATAGTGAGGCCGTAATTGAAGAGGCGGCGAGGGATTTCGGCGCGATAAACATCCTCGTCAACAACGCTGGCGGCGGTGGAGGCGGCAGGGAAATATTTGACGGACTTACGGACGATTATCTCAATAAAATATTCGGCCTCAACGTCTACAGCATATTCAGGTTTTCACGCCTCTGCCTTCCCCATATGAAGCGCGCGGGATACGGTTCCATCATAAACATCAGCTCGATGGCGAGCGTCATGAGCAGCATGAACATGTCTGTCTACAGCGCCTCAAAGGCGGCTGTCAACGCGCTGACGCGCCAGATGGCGATCGACGTCGCCCCGGTCCGCGTGAATGCCGTCGCC is drawn from Cloacibacillus porcorum and contains these coding sequences:
- a CDS encoding glucose 1-dehydrogenase gives rise to the protein MVTGKLIDLRGKAAVVTGAAAGIGKASAMMLARSGASVALLDRNYDAAALSASEIASECGVQTKAYRCDVLAELDSEAVIEEAARDFGAINILVNNAGGGGGGREIFDGLTDDYLNKIFGLNVYSIFRFSRLCLPHMKRAGYGSIINISSMASVMSSMNMSVYSASKAAVNALTRQMAIDVAPVRVNAVAPGAVKTEALASVLTEEMERKMLALTPLNRLGTPEDIASAVLFFASPMSSWVSGQTLIVSGGGAQVLE